Sequence from the Flavobacterium sp. J372 genome:
TTGGGCGGGAGCATGGCTTATCATATCTTGATATCCATGCACAGGGCTATACAACGCCAATTGTAAAATCTATCTGCGAGCATAAATTGCCGTTAAAGTATGGTGATGTTTTCAGGATTGAGACAACACTGGTAGATACCCCTGCCGCTAAGTTGATATACAGGTTCAGGATTTATGATTCTCTTAACAATCTTGCCTGTACTGGAGAAACGATTCAGGTATTTGTTACGACTGACGGTGTAATGTCACTGAATATTCCTCCGTTTTATGAAGAATGGAAACGTAAAGTGGGCTGGATAAAATAACAATGGCAAAAAACGTTTACATAGCGCAGACAAACTGCATCACTCCGCTGGGGTTTGATGTTGATACCAATATTGCCGCAATATCTTCAGGCAAAACAGGCATCAGCCATGTAAATGACGATAAGCTGATGCCACAGTCGTTTTATGGCGCTGTGATAGATGACAAAGCGCTTGATAAAGCTTTCGTAAAGATAAGCAGCGGCCAAAACTACACCCGCCTTGAAAAAATGATGCTGCTGGCATTATATCCTGTCTTTAAATCTTCAGGGATTTTGCCTGACGAGAAAACAGCATTGCTGGTTTCAACAACAAAAGGTAACGTAACATCACTTAATGACGATACAGGAGACAAACCCCGGCTTGATAATCTTGCCAAAACCATAGCAGACTTTTTCGGATTTGTTACAGAGCCTATAGTAGTTTCTAACGCCTGCGTATCAGGAATTATGGCGGTATCGGTAGCTAAGAGATTGCTGCAGGCGGGCATGTATGACCACACTTTTGTAGTTGGCGGTGATGAGGTATCAGAATTTATACTTTCAGGCTTTAATTCTTTCCAGGCAATGAGCGATGAACCCTGCAA
This genomic interval carries:
- a CDS encoding thioesterase family protein — translated: MKRKELYNEANSLTHSESVRVRFNETDPLGIVWHGYYITYFEDGREAFGREHGLSYLDIHAQGYTTPIVKSICEHKLPLKYGDVFRIETTLVDTPAAKLIYRFRIYDSLNNLACTGETIQVFVTTDGVMSLNIPPFYEEWKRKVGWIK
- a CDS encoding beta-ketoacyl synthase N-terminal-like domain-containing protein, coding for MAKNVYIAQTNCITPLGFDVDTNIAAISSGKTGISHVNDDKLMPQSFYGAVIDDKALDKAFVKISSGQNYTRLEKMMLLALYPVFKSSGILPDEKTALLVSTTKGNVTSLNDDTGDKPRLDNLAKTIADFFGFVTEPIVVSNACVSGIMAVSVAKRLLQAGMYDHTFVVGGDEVSEFILSGFNSFQAMSDEPCKPYSANRTGVNLGEAAAAALVTINEKNAIAKITGDGSVNDANHISGPSRTGEGLVRSIQSALSEANITSNKIDYISAHGTATPFNDEMEAIAFNRLDLQDVPVNSFKGYYGHTLGASGLLEMVIGLESMRRGELYTSAGYDAPGVSQPINVITENQKKDIAVFLKTASGFGGCNTAVLFEKTGNGRR